DNA from Kitasatospora acidiphila:
TACGGGTAGTGGATCAGCAGGGTCAGCGCGATCAGCGGGGCCGTGAAGGTGAGGAGCGCGGTCTCGATGTAGTAGACGAAGCCGGAGATGTAGCAGAGCCGGCTGGCGAAGCGCATCCGCACCCGCCAGAAGTCGTTGAGGCTGCCGAGCATGCTCATGGACGCCATGCACCAGCGGTACTGCTGGTTGTAGTAGGCGCCGATGGTGTCCGGGCAGATGCCGGTGGACAGTGCGAGCGGCACGTAGCGCAGGTCCCAGCCGCGGGCGCGCAGGTCGAAGCCCGTGTGCATGTCCTCGGAGTGCTCGATCAGGCTGGTGCCGCCGATCTCGTCCAGCGCGGCGCGGCGGTAGACGGCGCAGGATCCCACGCAGATCGAGCCGTCGCTGCGCTGCCGGGAGACCTGGACCGAGCGGTAGAACAGCTCCTGCACCGCGCCGCCGCCGCGCTCGACCCAGTTCTGCTGGTCCAGTACGCGGAAGTACTGCGGCGACTGGACGATCGCGGTGCGCGGGTCGGCGTCCAGGTAGGGCAGCAGCTCGTGCAGCAGGTCGGCGCGCGGGGCGAAGTCGGCGTCGAGGATGAGGATCGCGTCGCCGCCGGAGTTCTCGAAGCCGTAGCGCAGGTTGCCGGCCTTCTTGAACCAGCCCCGGTTGGGGCGGACCAGGTGGCGGAAGCCGAAGTCCGCGGCCATGGCCCGGGCTTCGGCGCTGTCGCCGTCGTCCAGCACCAGCACCTGCACGTCGCCCGGGTAGGTCTCGGTCAGCTGCCGCACGTACATCCAGGTGTTGTGCAGCACCTCGATCGGTTCACCGCAGATGGGCAGGAAGACGTCGACGCTGGGATACCGCGCCGGCTGCCACTCGCGCACCAGCCGCCGGTGGGCCTTGATGTCGAAGCTGGGCGCGAAGAGCTCCAGGCGCATCGATATCCCGAACCCCACCACGGACAGCAGCAGGATGGGCGCGAAGACCCAGATCCAGGCGCTGTGGCGGGCGGTGTCGAGCTGGCTGATCAGGACGCAGACGAAGCCGATGAACGAACTGGTCGTCAGGATCCAGCTGTAGCGCTTGACGTAACTCTGCTTCTCCCGGTCGTCGGGAGGAGTCGGCAGCAGGCCTGCCGGGGCAGCCGGATACCCGTTCCTGGGGGCACGTCGCTGCCCACCACTTCGGACAGCGGCCGGGTATGTGTTCACTGCGCCGGTACCCCCTGACCGGAGAACCCAACGGTTCTTCACGGAACCTGCGTGAGCTTGGAGAAGGGCATACTAAGGCGCAAATCTTCGAATGCCGAACTCGGGGACGACAGCCGTCGCCCCCGGCCGGAACCCGGGTACGCTGCCCCGCCTTCTCAGCCGATCCCGGGGCCGATCCCCAGGTCAGGGCCCAGGTCGAGGTCCCGGTCAAGGCCGGGGCCGAGGTCGAGGTCTCGGACGGTGAGGGGCAGCGGCGCGGGGGCGTCGGTGCGCAGCGCGATCGCGGCGTCGTAGGCGTCGGGGACCGGGACGGACTGGATGACCCAGCCGGGCGGCGGGGTGGCGGGGTGGGCGGGGTAGCCCGGGCCGAGGCCCACGTAGTCGGCGTCGGTGCCGGCCCCCAGGCCCATGCCGGTGCCCTTGAGGTAGGCCTCCTTGCGGACCCAGCAGCGCAGGGTGGCCGCCGGACGCAGGTCGGCGGCGACGGCGGCGAGTTCGGCCTGCTCGGCGGGGTGCAGCTGGCCGGCGATGTCGGTGGCGGCGCCGAAGGCCGCGAGCCGCTCGACGTCCAGACCCACGGTGTCGGGGGCCAGGGCGATCAGGGCGAGACCGGTGGTGTGCGAGAGGGAGAACTCCAACGGCTCGTCCGAGACCACCTCGGGACGGCCGTGCGGCTTGCCGCAGCCGGGGCAGGCGGCCTGGCGGAAGCGCAGTTCGGCGGCGGGGCGGTGGAGGCGGTCGGCGAGCAGGATGCGCAGCGCGACGTGGGCGATCCGGTAGAGGTCCTGGTCCGCCGGGCGGCGGAAGGCGGCGGCCTTGCGCTGCTCGGCGGCGTCGAGCACCCGCGGCGCGAGCGATGCGGCCGCCGCACTGTTGGCCGGCGTCACCGCGATGCGCCAGACCTCGATCTCCCCCATGCCCACCATCCGTCGTCCGTTTCCGACCGGTTCTGATCTCCTGTCATCCCACCGTATGCGCGGTGATGTTGTAAACGGGCAACGGCGATCTCGGCCCACGACCTTGCGGCGGGGCACCGGGGCCGCCCCCTCCACGGTCCCGATGCCCCGTCGCAAGGCCGTCGACCTGCGTTGTTAGCGCTGCGCAGTTCCTTCGTCATCCGGAGCGATGACTATTCACCCGGCTCCGTCAGATCCTGTCAAGAGTGTGATGGGCATGCGAAGGAACTGAAGATTTGTCACACTCACTCACCGTGAACGTTGTCCGGTTTGCTCGCAGTTGCTCCTCACCCTCCGCATGCCATCGGCTCGTCGGCCGGTAGCGGCTCTCCGGTCGGTAGCGGCTCAGATCCCGGACACCGTGCCCGCGATCACCCGGACCACTCCGTCCCCCGTGCGGCCAGCGCGGCACGCAGCCGGGACTCGCGGGCCGGGCCGAGCAGCTCGTACGCCTCCGCCACCGGGGCCCAGCGGTACTCCTCCAGCTCGGCGGCCTGCAGCGCGATCTCGGTGCCGACCGGCACCGAGCCGGCGTCGAAGACGAAGTGCACCGAGGGGTGCGGGAGCTGCTCGGACGGGTGGGTCCAGGCCACCACCAGCAGTGGACCGACCTCCCGGTCCAGGCCGGTCTCCTCCAGCAGTTCACGTCGGGCGCACTGGGCCGCGTCCTCGCCGAGGTCGATGACACCGCCCGCGAACTGCCAGCCGGGGCGGTAGTTGGGCTTGACCACCAGCACCCGGCCGGCCTCGTCGGTCAGCAGGGCGGCGGCAGCGGTGAAGGAGCGGGGCAGCGAGGCGAGCCAGGCGTCGCGGGGCAGCAGTCGGTCCTGATCCATGGGGCGTCTCCGATGGGCTGGAATGCGGACGGGCCGACGCTACCGCTGCCGGGGCACCCGTGCCCGCCGCCGGTGCCGCGCCCGCGACCTGGGAGAGTGGGCCCATGACCGACCAGACGACCCTGATCGCCGATCGTGCCGAACTCCCCGGCCCGGTACCGGGCCTACGGGTGTTCCACGGCGAGGACGGCGTCGCCGTGCTGCTGCTCGACCGCCCGAAGCGCCGCAACGCCGTGACCCTGCGGATGTGGCAGGCGCTCCCCGAGGTGCTGGCGGGGCTCGCCGAACGTCCGGGCCTGCGGGCCCTGTTGGTGACCGGCGCCGAGCGGACCTTCAGCGCCGGCGCGGACATCGCCGAACTCGCCGACGTGTACGGGGATCCGGCCGCCGCCGACGCCTACCACGCGCGCAACGTCGAGGCGGAGCAGGCGCTGGCCCGTTTCCCGCACCCGACGCTGGCCGTGGTGCACGGCTCCTGCGTGGGCGGCGGCTGCCAGCTGGCGCTCGCCTGCGACCTGCGGTTCGGCGCCGAGGACGCCCGACTCGGGATCACCCCGGCCAAGTTGGGTGTGGTCTACCCGGCGGTGCCGACCGTCCGGCTGGCCGGCTTGGTCGGTCCGGCCCGGGCCAAGTACCTGCTGTTCTCAGGCGAGTTGGTGGACGCGGCGCGGGCCGAGCGGTTCGGGCTGCTGGACGAGGTGCATCCGGCGGCGGAGTTGGACGGCCGGGCGCTGGAGTTCGCCCGGCTGCTGGCCCGTCGCTCACCGCAGACCATCGGTGCGGCGAAGGCGGCGCTGGGGGCCGGCGACCTGGCCGGCGCCCGGGCCGCGCTGGCGCCCTGGGAGCGCCGCTCGCGCGAGGCGCCGGACGTCCGCGAGGGGCTCGCTGCCTTCCTGGAGCGGCGCGAGCCCGCGTTCTGACGCCGGTCGTACCGCCCCCGCTCGCCGGTCGTACCGCTCCGGCTCATCGGGCGTACCGCTCCCGCTCGCCGGTTGTGCCGCCCTCGCTCACCGGGCCCGGACTGGGCCGGGCGGAGTAACGTGAGACGTGAGTCCAGTGACTCTCTGGTGGGATGCCCGAAGAGGGAATCCGACCCCGAGACAAGGAGTTTCCGGACATGCGCGCAGACGTTGGCGACCGCGTCCATATCCACAGCAGAGCCGTTGGCATCGAGGAGCGGCAGGGAGAGATCACCGAGGTGCACGGGCAGAACGGCGAGCCCCCGTACCTGGTCAAGTTCTCCGATGGCCACGAGGGCCTGCTCTACCCGGGCCCCGACTGCACCATCGAGCGCCGCGCCGCCGAGGAGCGCTAGCAGCGCCCGGCCCCCCGACCCGCCCTGGCGGGGCAACCGCCCACCAGGGCGAGTCCGCGTGCCGGCGCACGGCCTCTGCCACCGCGCGGACTCAGCGGATCGGTATCCCCGAGATGCTGCGCGCTATCACCAGCCGCTGGATCTCGCTGGTCCCCTCGAAGATCGTGTAGATCGCGCTGTCCCGGTGCATCCGCTCCACCGGGTACTCGCGGGTGAAGCCGTTGCCGCCGAGCAGCTGCATCGCCTGCGCGGTCACCCACTTCGCGGTCTCGCCGGCGTAGAGCTTGGACATCGAGCCCTCGGCGGCGGTGAACGGCTGCTGGTTGGCGGCCATCCAGGAGGCCCGCCAGACCAGCAGCCGGGCCGCGTCGATGCGGGTGCGCATGTCGGCCAGGGTGAAGGCGACGCCCTGGTTGTCGATGATCGGGCGACCGAACTGCACCCGGGTCTTGGCGTAGTCGAGCGCGACCTCGTAGGCGGCCCGGGCGATCCCGATGGCCTGGGCGCCGACGGCGGGCCGGGAGGCCTCGAAGGTGGCCATGGCGGCGTTCTTGCCGCGCGACGACGAGCCGCCGCCGGCCGCGCGCTCCCGGGCCCGGGCCAGCCGCTCGTCGAGCTTCTCCTTGCCGCCGAGCAGGCAGTGGCCGGGCAGGCGGACGCCGTCGAGGACGACCTCGGCGGTGTGCGAGGCGCGGATGCCGTGCTTCTTGAACTTCTGGCCCTGGGCGAGCCCCTTGGTCCCCGGCGGCACCACGAAGGAGGCCTGGCCGCGGGCGCCGAGCGCCGGGTCCACGGTGGCGACGACCACGTGCACGTTGGCGATGCCGCCGTTGGTGGCCCAGGTCTTGGTCCCGTTGATGACCCACTCGTCGGTGGCCTCGTCGTAGACCGCGCGGGTGCGCAGCGCGGAGACGTCGGAGCCGGCGTCCGGCTCGGAGGAGCAGAAGGCGGCGACCTTGACGTCGTCGGGGGTGCCGAACATCTGCGGGACCCAGGTGCCGACCTGCTCCTCGGTGCCGTTGGCGAGCACGGCGACGGCGGCCAGGGTGGTGCCGACGATGGACAGGCCGATGCCGGCGTCGCCCCAGAACAGCTCCTCCATGGCGATCGGGATGCCGAGGCCGGACGGGTCGAAGTACTGCTGGGCGTAGAAGTCCAGCGAGTAGATGCCGACCTTGGCGGCCTCCTGGATGATCGGCCAGGGGGTCTCCTCGCGCTCGTCCCATTCGGCGGCGGCCGGACGGATCACGTCACGGGCGAAGCCGTGCAGCCAGTCGCGAACGGACTGCTGGTCCTCGCTCAGCGCCATCGAGAAGGCGTTCATCGCCAGTCACTCCTCGTCACTACTCACGTTGGATCGTCCGAGCCCGAGATCAGGGGCCCAAGATCGCGCCGCCCGGGTGTTACCACGGGTAACATCGAGGGAGTCTGCTACTGATAGGTAATGGCTGTCAACGAGTCCGGACGCGGCAGTGCGGGACACGAGAACGAGGGAGGGGCCGGGGTGACCGCGCTGGAGGAACCGCGCAGGGAGCAGCTGCTCAACGCCGCCGACCGGGTGGTCCGCCGGGACGGGCCGGGCGCCAGCATGAACGCGATCGCCGCCGAGGCCGGGATCACCAAGCCGATCCTCTACCGCCACTTCGGCGACCGCAGCGGCCTCTTCCAGGCCCTCACCGAGCGGCACACCGCCGGCCTGCTGACCGCGATCCGGGCCGCCCTGGCCGAACCGCTGGAGCGGCGCGAGCAGGTGGAGCACGTGCTGGACACCTACCTGGCCGGGATCGAGGCCCGGCCGCAGGTCTACCAGCTGCTCACCCATCCGGAGGCCGGCGACCCCGACGGCGTGGGCGGGGCGCTCGCCCCGGCGCTGCGGCAGATCGCCGAGGAGATCACCCGGGCGGTGACCGCGCAGGTGGACCTCGGCCCGGACGGCCCGCTGCTCTCCGAGGCCTGGGGCCGGGCGATCACCGGCATGGTGCTGGCGGCCGGCGACTGGTGGCTGGAGAACAAGCCCTGCCCGCGCGCCCGGATGGTGCAGGCGCTGGCCGACCTGCTCTGGGGCCGGCTGGCGGCGGCCGCTCCGCTGCCCACTCCCCCGGCCCCGGCACCGGAACCCGCCGAGGCCGCCACCGATGCGCCCGACAAGTCGGAGTGACGGCCAGTCAATCGATCGACGTCCCAACTCTTGCGCCCGGCCGGGCAGTTCCGGAAGCATCGACGGCCACCACCGCCTGCCTCTGCGAGGTGCCCGTGCGCGTCCGCCGTACCG
Protein-coding regions in this window:
- a CDS encoding NUDIX domain-containing protein; protein product: MDQDRLLPRDAWLASLPRSFTAAAALLTDEAGRVLVVKPNYRPGWQFAGGVIDLGEDAAQCARRELLEETGLDREVGPLLVVAWTHPSEQLPHPSVHFVFDAGSVPVGTEIALQAAELEEYRWAPVAEAYELLGPARESRLRAALAARGTEWSG
- a CDS encoding 4'-phosphopantetheinyl transferase family protein — protein: MGEIEVWRIAVTPANSAAAASLAPRVLDAAEQRKAAAFRRPADQDLYRIAHVALRILLADRLHRPAAELRFRQAACPGCGKPHGRPEVVSDEPLEFSLSHTTGLALIALAPDTVGLDVERLAAFGAATDIAGQLHPAEQAELAAVAADLRPAATLRCWVRKEAYLKGTGMGLGAGTDADYVGLGPGYPAHPATPPPGWVIQSVPVPDAYDAAIALRTDAPAPLPLTVRDLDLGPGLDRDLDLGPDLGIGPGIG
- a CDS encoding enoyl-CoA hydratase/isomerase family protein, with protein sequence MTDQTTLIADRAELPGPVPGLRVFHGEDGVAVLLLDRPKRRNAVTLRMWQALPEVLAGLAERPGLRALLVTGAERTFSAGADIAELADVYGDPAAADAYHARNVEAEQALARFPHPTLAVVHGSCVGGGCQLALACDLRFGAEDARLGITPAKLGVVYPAVPTVRLAGLVGPARAKYLLFSGELVDAARAERFGLLDEVHPAAELDGRALEFARLLARRSPQTIGAAKAALGAGDLAGARAALAPWERRSREAPDVREGLAAFLERREPAF
- a CDS encoding DUF1918 domain-containing protein, encoding MRADVGDRVHIHSRAVGIEERQGEITEVHGQNGEPPYLVKFSDGHEGLLYPGPDCTIERRAAEER
- a CDS encoding TetR family transcriptional regulator, translated to MAVNESGRGSAGHENEGGAGVTALEEPRREQLLNAADRVVRRDGPGASMNAIAAEAGITKPILYRHFGDRSGLFQALTERHTAGLLTAIRAALAEPLERREQVEHVLDTYLAGIEARPQVYQLLTHPEAGDPDGVGGALAPALRQIAEEITRAVTAQVDLGPDGPLLSEAWGRAITGMVLAAGDWWLENKPCPRARMVQALADLLWGRLAAAAPLPTPPAPAPEPAEAATDAPDKSE
- a CDS encoding acyl-CoA dehydrogenase family protein; the protein is MNAFSMALSEDQQSVRDWLHGFARDVIRPAAAEWDEREETPWPIIQEAAKVGIYSLDFYAQQYFDPSGLGIPIAMEELFWGDAGIGLSIVGTTLAAVAVLANGTEEQVGTWVPQMFGTPDDVKVAAFCSSEPDAGSDVSALRTRAVYDEATDEWVINGTKTWATNGGIANVHVVVATVDPALGARGQASFVVPPGTKGLAQGQKFKKHGIRASHTAEVVLDGVRLPGHCLLGGKEKLDERLARARERAAGGGSSSRGKNAAMATFEASRPAVGAQAIGIARAAYEVALDYAKTRVQFGRPIIDNQGVAFTLADMRTRIDAARLLVWRASWMAANQQPFTAAEGSMSKLYAGETAKWVTAQAMQLLGGNGFTREYPVERMHRDSAIYTIFEGTSEIQRLVIARSISGIPIR
- a CDS encoding glycosyltransferase family 2 protein, producing MNTYPAAVRSGGQRRAPRNGYPAAPAGLLPTPPDDREKQSYVKRYSWILTTSSFIGFVCVLISQLDTARHSAWIWVFAPILLLSVVGFGISMRLELFAPSFDIKAHRRLVREWQPARYPSVDVFLPICGEPIEVLHNTWMYVRQLTETYPGDVQVLVLDDGDSAEARAMAADFGFRHLVRPNRGWFKKAGNLRYGFENSGGDAILILDADFAPRADLLHELLPYLDADPRTAIVQSPQYFRVLDQQNWVERGGGAVQELFYRSVQVSRQRSDGSICVGSCAVYRRAALDEIGGTSLIEHSEDMHTGFDLRARGWDLRYVPLALSTGICPDTIGAYYNQQYRWCMASMSMLGSLNDFWRVRMRFASRLCYISGFVYYIETALLTFTAPLIALTLLIHYPYQLQATNMWMVAPSFLYLTVIYPLWHRNPYRLEAWATRVMYGWAHVFAIWDVVRRRPMGWQPTGSSGAKKNKTQRFWGGMWFWSAPTAVLWPALALWRMTGSDPANYALMLGSGLFYAVAVGRVLVQPKEVQA